A section of the Pseudomonas lini genome encodes:
- a CDS encoding ABC transporter substrate-binding protein: MKGFRRLLAATLATFGLLASPVPMFAAQAPIHFADLNWESGSLITDILRIIVEKGYGLPTDTLPGTTITLETALANNDIQVIGEEWAGRSPVWVKAEAEGKVAALGDTVKGATEGWWVPEYVIKGDPAKGIKPLAPDLRSISDLPRYKDVFKDPETPGKGRFLNSPIGWTSEVVNKQKLKAYGLDDSYVNFRSGSGAALDAEISSSIRRGKPVLFYYWSPTPLLGRFKLIQLQEPPFDAEAWKTLTDADNPNPKPTRSLPSKLSIGVSTPFQKQYPQIVEFFTKVDLPIDALNKALADMSEKHTPPRQAAQAFMKAHPDVWRAWVPKDVADKVSAALQ; the protein is encoded by the coding sequence ATGAAGGGATTTCGACGGTTACTGGCCGCTACCCTGGCCACGTTCGGTTTATTGGCTTCACCCGTTCCGATGTTCGCTGCCCAGGCGCCGATTCACTTCGCCGACCTGAACTGGGAAAGCGGCAGCCTGATCACCGATATCCTGCGGATCATCGTCGAGAAGGGTTATGGCTTGCCGACCGACACCTTGCCGGGGACGACGATTACCCTGGAGACCGCATTGGCCAACAATGACATTCAGGTCATTGGCGAAGAATGGGCCGGTCGCAGTCCGGTCTGGGTCAAGGCTGAGGCCGAGGGCAAAGTCGCGGCCCTGGGCGATACGGTCAAGGGTGCCACCGAGGGCTGGTGGGTGCCGGAGTATGTGATCAAGGGCGACCCGGCCAAGGGCATCAAGCCGCTGGCGCCGGATCTGCGCAGTATCAGTGATCTGCCACGCTACAAAGACGTGTTCAAAGACCCGGAAACCCCGGGCAAGGGGCGCTTTCTGAACAGCCCGATCGGCTGGACGTCGGAGGTGGTCAACAAGCAGAAGCTCAAGGCGTATGGGCTGGACGACAGCTACGTGAACTTTCGCAGTGGTTCGGGGGCGGCGCTGGACGCAGAGATCAGTTCGTCGATTCGTCGCGGCAAGCCGGTCCTGTTCTATTACTGGTCGCCGACGCCATTGCTCGGTCGTTTCAAGCTGATTCAGCTGCAAGAGCCACCGTTCGACGCCGAAGCCTGGAAAACCCTGACCGACGCCGACAACCCCAATCCAAAACCGACTCGCTCGCTGCCCTCGAAGCTGTCCATCGGCGTGTCCACGCCATTTCAGAAACAATACCCGCAGATTGTCGAGTTCTTCACCAAGGTCGATTTGCCGATCGATGCGTTGAACAAGGCCCTGGCTGACATGAGCGAAAAACACACCCCGCCACGTCAAGCGGCGCAGGCCTTCATGAAGGCGCACCCGGACGTGTGGCGGGCCTGGGTACCCAAGGATGTGGCTGACAAGGTGTCTGCCGCCCTGCAATAA
- a CDS encoding DUF3995 domain-containing protein produces the protein MSLLVAQWIAAIFLLISLVHLYWAAGGKWGSEAVVPRVPGEGGEASRPAFKPSGFATLLVAVGLLLIAMLVCLRVGLYLPTVHHWSLQWVISAIAMLMFARAIGDSNLVGFFKQEKGSRFARLDTWAYSPLCVVLGSGLLAVAWI, from the coding sequence ATGAGCCTTTTGGTCGCGCAATGGATTGCAGCAATCTTTTTATTGATCAGCCTGGTCCACCTGTATTGGGCAGCGGGTGGCAAGTGGGGTAGCGAGGCGGTGGTGCCGCGTGTGCCCGGGGAGGGCGGTGAGGCATCAAGGCCCGCGTTCAAGCCGTCGGGCTTTGCCACGTTGCTGGTGGCGGTGGGTTTACTGCTGATCGCGATGCTGGTGTGCCTGCGGGTCGGGCTGTATCTGCCCACGGTGCATCATTGGTCGCTGCAATGGGTGATCAGCGCGATCGCGATGCTGATGTTCGCCCGGGCGATAGGCGATTCGAATTTGGTGGGGTTCTTCAAGCAGGAGAAGGGCTCGAGGTTTGCCCGGCTGGATACGTGGGCGTATTCGCCGTTGTGTGTGGTGTTGGGGTCCGGATTGTTGGCAGTGGCCTGGATTTGA
- a CDS encoding Na+/H+ antiporter subunit G, translating into MRPELSLWVEIAVAVLLVLSSLFTLIGAVGLLRMKDYFQRMHPPALASTLGAWCVALASIIYFSALKSAPVLHAWLIPVLLSITVPVTTLLLARAALFRKRMAGDDVPAEVSSRRTETGS; encoded by the coding sequence ATGAGGCCCGAACTGTCTCTGTGGGTGGAAATCGCGGTGGCGGTTCTGCTGGTGCTGAGCAGCCTGTTTACGTTGATCGGCGCGGTTGGGCTGCTGCGGATGAAGGATTATTTCCAGCGCATGCACCCGCCCGCGCTGGCCTCGACCTTGGGCGCGTGGTGCGTGGCATTGGCTTCGATCATTTACTTTTCGGCGCTCAAATCGGCGCCGGTGCTGCATGCCTGGCTGATCCCGGTTCTACTGTCCATCACCGTGCCGGTGACCACACTGCTGCTGGCTCGGGCGGCGCTGTTTCGCAAGCGCATGGCGGGGGATGATGTGCCGGCTGAGGTGAGCAGTCGGCGGACGGAAACGGGGAGTTAA
- a CDS encoding K+/H+ antiporter subunit F: MSALLSNAILLSLFIFSMAMILTLIRLFKGPSAQDRVLALDYLYIIAMLMMLALGIRYASDTYFEAALLIALFGFVGSFALAKFLLRGEVIE, encoded by the coding sequence ATGAGCGCATTGCTGTCGAACGCGATCCTGCTGAGCCTGTTCATCTTTTCAATGGCGATGATTCTGACCCTGATCCGGCTGTTCAAGGGCCCGTCGGCCCAGGATCGGGTTCTGGCCCTGGATTACCTGTACATCATCGCCATGCTGATGATGCTCGCGCTGGGCATTCGTTATGCCAGTGACACTTACTTCGAGGCGGCGCTGCTGATCGCCCTGTTCGGCTTCGTCGGCTCGTTCGCCCTGGCCAAATTCCTGCTGCGTGGGGAGGTGATCGAATGA
- a CDS encoding Na+/H+ antiporter subunit E codes for MKRLFPAPWLSLALWLLWLVLNLSMSPGNLLLGAVLGFCAPLMMRKLRPLPIRIRRPGVILRLFLLVGRDVIVSNLAVAWGVLNAGRRAPRSRFIKVPLDLRDANGLAALSMICTVVPGTVWSELALDRSILLLHVFDLDDENQFIQHFKTTYERPLMEIFE; via the coding sequence ATGAAGCGTCTGTTTCCTGCACCGTGGCTGTCTTTGGCGTTGTGGTTGCTGTGGCTGGTGTTGAACCTGTCGATGAGTCCCGGCAATCTGCTGCTGGGCGCCGTGCTGGGGTTCTGCGCGCCGTTGATGATGCGCAAGTTGCGGCCGCTGCCGATCCGCATTCGTCGTCCCGGGGTGATCCTGCGTTTGTTCTTGCTGGTCGGGCGCGACGTGATCGTGTCCAACCTCGCCGTAGCCTGGGGCGTGCTCAACGCGGGCCGTCGTGCGCCCCGCTCGCGGTTCATCAAGGTGCCGCTGGATTTGCGCGATGCCAACGGCCTCGCGGCGCTGTCGATGATCTGTACGGTGGTCCCCGGCACGGTCTGGTCGGAATTGGCGCTGGATCGCAGCATTCTGTTGCTGCACGTCTTCGATCTGGATGACGAAAACCAATTCATCCAGCACTTCAAGACGACCTATGAACGCCCCTTGATGGAGATCTTCGAATGA
- a CDS encoding monovalent cation/H+ antiporter subunit D, translating into MNPMAHLIAAPILLPLLTAAVMLMLGEKHRPLKAKINLFSSLLGLGIAVMLLQWTQTTGVPGSIGVYLPGNWQVPFGIVLVVDRLSALMLVLTGIIGVSALLFAMARWDGAGSSFHALFQIQLMGLYGAFLTADLFNLFVFFEVLLAASYGLMLHGSGRARVSSGLHYISINLLASSLFLIGAALIYGVTGTLNMADLALKIPLVPEADRGLLHAGAAILAVAFLAKAGMWPLNFWLVPAYSAASAPVAAMFAIMTKVGVYTLLRLWTLLFSGQAGASAYFGGDWLIYGGMATIVCAAVAILAAQRLERMASLSILVSAGILLSAIGFAQPNLIGAALFYLVSSTLALSALFLLAELIERSRSANEMPLFDDGELLPRPLESLQPPKGFNLDDDRKAVVGQVIPWTMAFLGLSFIACALLIIGMPPLSGFIGKLSLLSALLNPLGLGNGSDEPISKGAWGLLVLLILSGLASLIAFSRLGIQRFWTPQERPSPLLRRLECVPIVILLGLSIALTFKAEPLLRYTQAAADALNNPQQYVMAVLETRVIPGPQAKTALLEVQP; encoded by the coding sequence ATGAATCCGATGGCGCACCTGATCGCTGCACCGATTCTGCTACCGTTGCTGACCGCCGCGGTGATGCTGATGCTGGGCGAGAAACATCGCCCGCTAAAGGCCAAAATCAACCTGTTCTCCAGCCTGCTGGGGCTGGGCATTGCCGTGATGCTGCTGCAATGGACGCAAACCACCGGTGTACCCGGCTCCATCGGTGTGTACCTGCCGGGCAACTGGCAGGTGCCGTTCGGCATTGTGCTGGTGGTCGATCGTCTGTCGGCGCTGATGCTGGTGCTGACCGGGATCATCGGCGTCAGCGCGTTGCTGTTCGCCATGGCCCGCTGGGACGGTGCCGGTTCGAGTTTCCACGCGCTGTTTCAGATTCAGTTGATGGGCCTGTACGGCGCCTTCCTGACGGCAGACCTGTTCAACCTGTTCGTGTTTTTCGAAGTGCTGCTGGCTGCCTCTTACGGGCTGATGCTGCACGGTTCGGGCCGGGCGCGGGTGTCGTCGGGGCTGCATTACATCTCGATCAACCTGCTGGCCTCGTCGCTGTTTCTAATTGGCGCGGCGCTGATCTACGGCGTCACCGGCACGCTGAACATGGCCGACCTGGCGCTGAAAATCCCGCTGGTGCCAGAAGCCGATCGCGGCTTGCTGCATGCCGGCGCGGCCATTCTGGCGGTGGCGTTCCTGGCCAAGGCCGGGATGTGGCCATTGAATTTCTGGCTGGTGCCGGCCTACTCCGCGGCCAGCGCGCCCGTGGCGGCGATGTTCGCGATCATGACCAAGGTCGGCGTCTACACCTTGCTACGCCTGTGGACGCTGCTGTTCTCCGGACAGGCCGGGGCATCCGCGTACTTCGGTGGCGACTGGCTGATCTACGGCGGCATGGCGACCATCGTCTGCGCCGCCGTGGCGATCCTCGCCGCGCAACGCCTGGAACGCATGGCCAGCCTGAGCATTCTGGTGTCGGCAGGCATTCTGTTGTCGGCCATCGGTTTCGCCCAGCCAAACCTGATTGGCGCGGCCCTGTTCTATCTGGTCAGCTCGACCCTGGCCTTGAGCGCGCTGTTCTTGCTGGCCGAATTGATCGAGCGCTCGCGTTCGGCCAACGAGATGCCGCTATTCGATGACGGCGAACTGCTTCCCCGGCCCTTGGAATCCTTGCAGCCGCCCAAAGGCTTCAACCTCGATGACGACCGCAAAGCCGTGGTCGGACAGGTGATTCCCTGGACCATGGCGTTCCTCGGTTTGAGCTTCATCGCCTGCGCCCTGCTGATCATCGGTATGCCGCCACTTTCAGGGTTTATCGGCAAACTCAGTCTGCTCAGCGCCCTGCTCAATCCGCTGGGTCTGGGTAATGGCAGCGACGAACCGATATCGAAGGGTGCATGGGGTTTGCTCGTCCTGTTGATCCTGTCCGGGCTGGCCTCACTGATCGCTTTCTCGCGTTTGGGCATCCAGCGTTTCTGGACCCCGCAAGAGCGCCCATCGCCCTTGCTGCGGCGCCTGGAATGCGTGCCGATTGTCATTCTGCTGGGGCTGAGCATTGCGCTGACGTTCAAGGCTGAACCGCTGCTGCGCTACACCCAAGCGGCGGCCGATGCATTGAACAACCCGCAGCAATACGTGATGGCGGTGCTCGAAACCCGTGTAATTCCAGGCCCACAAGCCAAGACAGCGCTGCTGGAGGTGCAACCATGA
- a CDS encoding Na+/H+ antiporter subunit C, whose translation MEEVIAIAIGVLAASGVWLVLRPRTFQVVMGLCLLSYGVNLFIFSMGSLFIGKEPNIKDGVPQDLLHYTDPLPQALVLTAIVISFAMTALFLVVLLASRGLTGTDHVDGREPKE comes from the coding sequence ATGGAAGAAGTCATCGCAATCGCCATCGGTGTGCTGGCCGCGTCCGGCGTGTGGCTGGTGCTGCGGCCACGGACGTTCCAAGTGGTCATGGGCCTGTGCCTGCTGTCCTACGGCGTCAACCTGTTCATCTTCAGCATGGGCAGCCTGTTCATCGGCAAGGAGCCGAACATCAAGGACGGCGTGCCTCAGGATTTGCTGCACTACACCGACCCGCTGCCGCAAGCGTTGGTACTGACCGCGATCGTCATCAGCTTCGCCATGACCGCGCTGTTCCTGGTGGTGCTGCTCGCCTCCCGGGGCCTGACCGGTACCGACCATGTGGATGGCCGGGAGCCTAAAGAATGA
- a CDS encoding monovalent cation/H+ antiporter subunit A — MSLIVLLLLPFIGSCLAALLPHNARNTESLLAGVVALIGTVQVALLYPQIAHGGVIREEFFWLPSLGLNFVLRMDGFAWLFSMLVLGIGTLVSLYARYYMSPDDPVPRFFAFFLAFMGAMLGLVISGNLIQIVFFWELTSLFSFLLIGYWHHRADARRGAYMALMVTGAGGLCLLAGVMLLGHVVGSYDLDKVLAAGELIRAHALYPILLPLILIGALSKSAQFPFHFWLPHAMAAPTPVSAYLHSATMVKAGVFLLARLWPSLSGSEEWFYIVSGAGACTLLLGAYCAMFQNDLKGLLAYSTISHLGLITLLLGLNSPLAAVAAVFHILNHATFKASLFMAAGIIDHESGTRDIRKLSGLIKLIPFTATLAMVASASMAGVPLLNGFLSKEMFFAETVFINATAWIEMTLPIVATIAGTFSVAYSLRFTVDVFFGPTATDLPHTPHEPPRWMRAPVELLVFTCLVVGIFPAQVVGPLLAAAALPVVGGTLPEYSLAIWHGWNAPMIMSLIAMSCGITLYLLLRNQLKRGRFTHPPVISHFNGKRLFERSLVIMMRLARRLERRISTRRLQTQLFLVVLAAVLAGLIPMLHSSLSWGDRPKIQGSIVFVILWLLAIACALGAAWQAKYHRLAALTMVSVCGLMTCVTFVWFSAPDLALTQLAVEVVTTVLILLGLRWLPRRIEEVSPLPSSLRKARIRRIRDLLLSIAVGGGMALLSYAMLTRQTPNDISSFYLSRALPEGGGSNVVNVMLVDFRGFDTLGEITVLVAVALAVFALLRRFRPPKESLQLPAQQRLLAPDVVTDLVNPRHASDTALGFMMVPAVLVRLLLPIAFVVSVYLFMRGHNQPGGGFVAGLVMSVAFILQYMVAGTQWVEAQMSLRPLRWMGTGLLFATVTGLGAMAAGYPFLTTHTWHFTLPLLGDIHIASALFFDIGVYAVVVGSTLLILTALAHQSVRGHKTSAQTKPTAKAAATQGAI, encoded by the coding sequence ATGTCCCTGATAGTTCTACTGCTTCTGCCTTTTATCGGCAGCTGTCTGGCAGCCTTGCTGCCGCACAACGCGCGTAACACCGAATCGCTGTTGGCTGGCGTGGTGGCCCTGATCGGCACCGTCCAGGTCGCCCTCTTGTACCCGCAAATCGCCCATGGCGGCGTGATCCGCGAAGAATTCTTCTGGCTACCGAGCTTGGGCCTGAACTTCGTTCTGCGCATGGACGGTTTTGCCTGGCTGTTCTCGATGCTGGTGCTGGGCATCGGCACGCTGGTTTCTCTGTACGCCCGCTACTACATGTCGCCGGACGATCCGGTGCCGCGGTTCTTCGCGTTTTTTCTGGCGTTCATGGGCGCCATGCTCGGGTTGGTGATTTCCGGCAACCTGATCCAGATCGTGTTTTTCTGGGAGCTGACCAGCCTCTTCTCATTCCTGTTGATCGGCTATTGGCACCACCGCGCCGATGCGCGACGTGGCGCCTATATGGCATTGATGGTCACCGGTGCCGGCGGCTTGTGTTTGCTGGCGGGGGTCATGCTGCTTGGCCATGTGGTCGGCAGCTATGACCTGGACAAGGTCCTGGCCGCCGGCGAGCTGATTCGCGCACATGCCCTCTACCCTATTCTGCTGCCCCTGATCCTGATCGGCGCCCTGAGTAAAAGTGCGCAATTCCCCTTCCACTTCTGGCTGCCCCACGCCATGGCGGCGCCGACACCGGTTTCGGCCTATCTGCACTCGGCGACCATGGTCAAGGCCGGGGTCTTCCTGCTCGCACGCCTGTGGCCGTCGCTGTCCGGCAGTGAAGAATGGTTCTACATCGTCAGCGGAGCCGGCGCCTGCACTCTGTTGCTCGGCGCTTACTGCGCGATGTTCCAGAACGACCTCAAGGGCCTGCTGGCCTACTCGACCATCAGCCACCTGGGCCTGATCACTTTGCTGCTGGGGCTGAACAGTCCGCTGGCCGCCGTGGCCGCGGTGTTCCACATTCTCAACCACGCCACCTTCAAAGCCTCGCTGTTCATGGCCGCCGGAATCATCGACCACGAAAGCGGCACCCGGGACATTCGTAAACTCAGCGGCCTGATCAAACTGATCCCGTTCACCGCCACCCTGGCCATGGTCGCCAGTGCCTCCATGGCCGGCGTGCCGCTGCTCAACGGTTTCCTGTCGAAAGAGATGTTCTTCGCCGAAACCGTGTTCATCAACGCGACGGCCTGGATCGAGATGACCCTGCCCATCGTCGCGACCATCGCCGGGACGTTCAGCGTGGCCTATTCCCTGCGCTTCACCGTCGATGTGTTCTTCGGCCCGACCGCCACTGACCTGCCGCACACCCCGCACGAGCCGCCCCGCTGGATGCGCGCGCCGGTGGAATTACTGGTGTTCACCTGTCTGGTGGTGGGGATCTTCCCGGCGCAAGTGGTCGGCCCGTTGCTCGCGGCGGCGGCATTGCCGGTGGTGGGCGGCACGCTGCCCGAATACAGCCTGGCGATCTGGCACGGCTGGAACGCGCCGATGATCATGAGTCTGATCGCCATGTCCTGCGGCATCACCCTCTATCTGCTGCTGCGCAATCAGCTCAAGCGCGGACGCTTCACGCACCCGCCGGTGATCAGCCACTTCAATGGCAAGCGCCTGTTCGAGCGCAGCCTGGTGATCATGATGCGCCTGGCCCGACGTCTGGAGCGGCGGATCAGTACCCGACGCTTGCAAACCCAACTGTTTCTGGTGGTGCTCGCCGCGGTGCTGGCCGGGTTGATCCCGATGCTGCACAGCAGCCTGAGCTGGGGCGACCGGCCGAAGATTCAGGGCTCGATCGTGTTCGTGATCCTCTGGCTGCTGGCGATTGCCTGCGCCCTTGGTGCGGCATGGCAAGCCAAGTATCACCGGCTCGCTGCCCTGACCATGGTCAGCGTCTGTGGCTTGATGACCTGCGTGACCTTCGTCTGGTTCTCGGCGCCGGATCTGGCCCTGACGCAACTGGCAGTGGAAGTGGTGACCACGGTGTTGATCCTCCTCGGTCTGCGCTGGCTGCCGCGACGGATCGAAGAGGTCTCGCCGTTGCCGAGCAGTCTGCGCAAGGCCCGCATCCGCCGTATCCGCGACTTGCTGCTGTCGATCGCGGTCGGTGGCGGCATGGCATTACTGTCCTACGCGATGCTGACCCGCCAGACGCCCAACGATATTTCCTCGTTCTACCTCAGTCGCGCACTGCCCGAAGGCGGCGGCAGCAACGTGGTCAACGTGATGCTGGTGGACTTCCGTGGCTTCGACACCCTCGGCGAAATCACCGTGCTGGTGGCGGTGGCCCTGGCCGTGTTCGCCCTGCTGCGACGCTTCCGCCCGCCGAAAGAAAGCCTGCAGCTGCCGGCGCAGCAACGTTTGCTCGCGCCGGATGTGGTCACCGACCTGGTCAACCCGCGTCACGCCAGCGACACCGCGCTCGGTTTCATGATGGTGCCAGCGGTGCTGGTGCGCCTGCTGCTGCCGATTGCGTTTGTGGTGTCGGTCTACCTGTTCATGCGCGGGCACAATCAACCGGGTGGCGGTTTCGTCGCCGGTCTGGTGATGTCGGTGGCGTTCATCCTGCAATACATGGTCGCCGGCACCCAGTGGGTCGAGGCGCAAATGAGCCTGCGGCCGCTGCGCTGGATGGGCACCGGGCTGCTGTTCGCCACGGTCACCGGGCTCGGGGCGATGGCGGCCGGGTATCCATTCCTCACCACTCACACTTGGCATTTCACATTGCCGCTGCTGGGCGACATTCACATCGCCAGCGCGCTGTTCTTCGACATTGGCGTGTACGCCGTGGTGGTCGGTTCGACATTGCTGATCCTCACCGCCCTCGCCCACCAATCGGTACGCGGTCACAAAACCAGCGCGCAAACCAAGCCCACGGCCAAAGCGGCTGCCACGCAAGGAGCCATCTGA
- a CDS encoding DMT family transporter yields the protein MHYIAHLVVLRSILPNFRRIVRLPQVARKVMTSVNSSPASSRFSRFSKAECVLVLITVIWGGTFLLVQHAMTVSGPMFFVGLRFAAAASIVALFSWRHLRELTLFELKAGSFIGVAIMLGYGLQTVGLQSIPSSQSAFITALYVPFVPLLQWLVLGRRPGLMPSIGIMLAFTGLMLLSGPAGASFNFSPGEIATLISAVAIAAEIILISTYAGQVDVRRVTVVQLAVTAVLAFLMVVPTQEVIPGFSWLLLCSALGLGAASAAIQVAMNWAQKSVSPTRATLIYAGEPVWAGIVGRIAGERLPAIALVGAGLIVAAVIVSELKTKGKVASPEEELEQEAQG from the coding sequence GTGCACTATATTGCTCACTTGGTGGTATTGCGCAGTATACTGCCCAACTTCCGGCGCATTGTGCGTCTCCCTCAGGTAGCGCGCAAGGTCATGACGTCGGTGAACTCCTCCCCTGCTTCCTCCCGTTTCTCACGGTTCAGCAAAGCTGAGTGCGTGTTGGTGCTGATCACCGTGATCTGGGGCGGGACCTTTTTGCTGGTGCAGCACGCGATGACCGTCAGCGGGCCGATGTTTTTCGTCGGTCTGCGTTTTGCTGCGGCGGCGAGCATTGTTGCCCTGTTCTCCTGGCGTCATCTGCGCGAACTGACCCTGTTCGAACTCAAGGCCGGGTCGTTCATCGGCGTGGCGATCATGCTCGGTTATGGCTTGCAGACCGTGGGTTTGCAGAGCATTCCCAGTAGTCAGTCGGCGTTTATTACGGCGCTGTATGTGCCGTTCGTGCCGTTGCTGCAATGGCTGGTGCTGGGTCGGCGGCCGGGGCTGATGCCGAGCATCGGGATCATGCTGGCCTTTACCGGGTTGATGCTGTTGTCGGGACCGGCCGGCGCGTCATTCAATTTCAGCCCCGGTGAAATCGCCACATTGATCAGCGCCGTGGCGATTGCGGCGGAGATCATTTTGATCAGCACCTATGCCGGCCAGGTCGACGTGCGCCGGGTGACAGTGGTGCAACTGGCGGTGACTGCGGTGCTGGCCTTTTTGATGGTGGTGCCGACTCAGGAAGTGATTCCGGGATTCTCCTGGTTGCTGTTGTGCAGCGCATTGGGGCTGGGCGCGGCGAGTGCGGCGATTCAGGTGGCGATGAACTGGGCGCAGAAGAGTGTTTCGCCGACGCGGGCGACGTTGATCTATGCGGGGGAGCCGGTGTGGGCCGGGATTGTCGGGCGGATCGCCGGGGAGCGATTGCCGGCGATTGCGTTGGTGGGGGCGGGATTGATTGTGGCGGCGGTGATTGTCAGTGAGTTGAAGACTAAGGGTAAGGTTGCTTCGCCTGAAGAAGAGTTGGAGCAGGAAGCACAGGGATAA
- a CDS encoding helix-turn-helix domain-containing protein has protein sequence MHKDSTQRASVLQHVSQNVRRLRHAADMSQTALAEKSGVSRRMLVAIEAGEKNVSLTTLDRVAEALDVAFSDLIQAPDARDPSRINEVAWAGTIPGSKAVLLSKATATREVEQWEWCLQPGEVYPSQPDAEGWSEQIYVFEGCLTLMLGDQPQKIAAGEFFMFASNQPHSYRNDGEVAARFVRNVVI, from the coding sequence GTGCACAAAGATTCCACCCAACGGGCTTCGGTTCTCCAGCACGTCAGCCAGAACGTTCGACGTCTGCGCCACGCCGCCGACATGAGCCAGACCGCTTTGGCCGAAAAGTCCGGGGTCAGCCGCCGGATGCTGGTGGCCATCGAGGCCGGCGAGAAGAATGTCAGCCTGACCACCCTCGACCGCGTGGCCGAAGCGCTGGACGTAGCCTTCAGCGACCTGATCCAGGCCCCGGATGCCCGCGACCCGAGCCGCATCAACGAAGTCGCTTGGGCCGGAACGATCCCCGGCAGCAAAGCTGTTTTACTGTCAAAAGCCACCGCCACCCGTGAAGTGGAACAATGGGAATGGTGTCTGCAACCGGGCGAGGTTTATCCATCGCAGCCGGATGCCGAAGGCTGGAGTGAGCAGATTTATGTGTTCGAAGGTTGCCTGACCCTGATGCTCGGCGACCAACCGCAGAAAATCGCTGCCGGTGAGTTCTTCATGTTCGCCAGCAACCAGCCGCACTCCTATCGTAACGACGGGGAAGTGGCGGCGCGGTTTGTGCGTAATGTGGTGATCTGA
- a CDS encoding SfnB family sulfur acquisition oxidoreductase, with protein sequence MTASAQPSQTAHVIHSDAEAIAVAHKLAARFAIEASARDRERRLPVAELDEFSASGLWGITIPKEYGGAGVSYVTVAEVIKIISAADPSLGQIPQNHLGVLDILLQTATEAQKRYYFGKVLQGYRFGNAFSESKSKNAGAFETRIRFDKDFARIDGEKFYCTGALFAHIVPAVAVDQENKAFIAFIERDNPGLTVIDSWDGFGQRTTASGGVTLNAVNVPLSAVIPAHKAFDEPTADGPISQIIQAAVDTGIAIGALEETKRYAREARPWIDSQQDHGWQDPFSIAAIGDLEWRVHGTEAILKKAGQAIDAALLKANEDTVARASVVVAQAKVLSAEIALLTSSKLFELAGTRSVLGKYNLDRHWRNARTHTLHDPARWKYHLIGNYLLNGVKPARHAWN encoded by the coding sequence ATGACAGCCTCTGCCCAACCCTCGCAAACCGCCCATGTGATCCACTCGGACGCCGAGGCGATCGCCGTCGCTCACAAGCTCGCCGCCCGCTTCGCTATCGAGGCCAGCGCTCGTGACCGCGAGCGACGTCTGCCGGTCGCCGAACTCGACGAGTTCTCCGCCAGTGGTTTATGGGGCATCACCATTCCCAAAGAATACGGCGGTGCCGGCGTGTCTTACGTGACAGTCGCCGAGGTGATCAAGATCATTTCCGCCGCTGACCCGTCCCTCGGCCAGATCCCGCAAAACCATCTGGGCGTGCTCGACATCCTGCTGCAAACCGCCACCGAAGCGCAGAAGCGCTATTACTTCGGCAAAGTCCTGCAGGGCTACCGTTTCGGCAACGCTTTCTCCGAATCGAAAAGCAAGAATGCCGGTGCCTTTGAAACCCGTATCCGTTTCGATAAAGACTTCGCGCGAATCGACGGCGAGAAGTTCTACTGCACCGGCGCTTTGTTCGCGCACATCGTGCCGGCAGTGGCGGTCGATCAAGAGAACAAGGCTTTCATCGCCTTCATCGAGCGCGACAATCCCGGGTTGACGGTGATCGACAGTTGGGATGGTTTCGGCCAGCGCACCACTGCCAGCGGCGGTGTGACCCTGAACGCGGTGAATGTGCCTTTGAGCGCGGTGATCCCGGCCCACAAGGCGTTCGACGAACCCACCGCCGACGGCCCGATCTCGCAAATCATCCAGGCTGCGGTGGATACCGGCATCGCCATCGGCGCCCTGGAAGAAACCAAGCGCTACGCTCGTGAAGCCCGACCATGGATCGACAGTCAGCAGGATCATGGCTGGCAGGACCCGTTCAGCATCGCCGCGATCGGCGACCTCGAATGGCGGGTTCATGGCACCGAAGCGATCCTGAAAAAGGCCGGCCAAGCCATCGACGCCGCGTTGCTCAAAGCCAATGAAGACACGGTTGCCCGCGCCTCGGTGGTGGTCGCACAGGCGAAAGTCCTCTCTGCCGAAATCGCCTTGCTCACCAGCAGCAAACTCTTCGAACTCGCCGGCACCCGCTCGGTGCTCGGCAAGTACAACCTCGACCGTCACTGGCGCAACGCCCGGACGCACACCTTGCACGACCCGGCTCGCTGGAAATATCACTTGATCGGCAACTACCTGCTCAACGGCGTGAAGCCTGCGCGCCACGCCTGGAACTGA